The Fragaria vesca subsp. vesca linkage group LG2, FraVesHawaii_1.0, whole genome shotgun sequence genome includes a window with the following:
- the LOC101299832 gene encoding TMV resistance protein N-like: MTTQTEIASASSSPPPPIPRWIYDVFLSFRGTDTRNSFTDFLYNTLKQKGINTFRDNEELERGKEIAPELLKAIEESRYVIVVLSENYADSSWCLDEVAKVVECMKLMGQTVVPVFYHVDPFEVRRQKGSFEKAFAKHEIRLKDNPEKVKRWRSALTDVANLSGWHLKDRAESEVVQEIVRYIFNKLTYQTISSRPCTELVGIDSRVNELLDYLDMHNMNGVCTVGVLGMGGIGKTTIAQEVCDRIYGQFEAYSFVPKVREVSGKEGLVHLQKQLISDILMESNVNIQSIKRGIDIMSQRFCTRRVLIILDDVDDLEQLKALCGHGWFGSGSKVIITSRDRQLLLTYGIREDRIYSVRLLSDVEALQLFSWKSFKKYKVKEDFIQLSKKVVEYAHGLPLAIELLGSLLFGKDIKVWTSALDRLKAGNPTKKIVNVYKISFDALEDTEKEVFLDIACFFKGEDKDRVIRILESKSGYSPDIDIEVLMDKSIVNLLGRKVELHDRIQELGWDIVRRQKPYKGSRLWLLKDIIHLLKHNEGTTAMEAILLDSPQPENVRFNVDPFSKMSKLRLLKIKNVHLFGEVKCLSNELQLLEWHVCPLRSLPSDFQSDKLVELRLQSSSIRVLWKGNKQWRMLKFIDMSYSQYLMKTPDFSEVPNLETLILEGCIRLVEVHTSVGVLEKLSLWNMGDCKSVKSLPPFLRLESLTTLKLSACSKLKKFPKIEGCMQRLSELHLDGTAIEELPQSIDRLTGLTLLNLEDCKNLFLIPSTIRSLKSLKRLILTGCSELSDISDDLSCVECLEELDISGTAIRDFTGIEGMKNLKSLSLRGSRNSTPKSWHSAVLGCLGMVKSSDAPLRLSLPTSFSGLCSLTELNINDCNLMDGVIPNDLGNLVLLKRLNLSGNNFVHLPESISQLSKLESLYLRNCSKLQLLPKNLPLSLRDVNAEDCQSLTDYPDQFKVWTSTVSGMTTISSIISSKHQTYSATGQAGKISHTWIASTIPGRSIFSCCTSSDNHQQRKLVEDLSLPNQVLQKQLELLDYKSSPISSGCHGDEIPEWFSNVDSNSYIGQRIPPGLEDEEQWMGVSVVILVKGHPPVSEIEPETSNYFYKCIVGTEDFQLSPILLDWDKYLGSLPFSSHFLFFFYVPRLYFSSKNLNQSRLMCAFFWTNNPRMEVQKCGIRLLFEQGIPEFIQTYMPPAFGQDRKHKVICEFPASSESENVDETSIDSGWLSLQIGGNLRWEKLIPTCTEEIQLRRNIESVLLRYLQELKQSAQNYDFLTRGCPAWFNPEVGEQVLIQLLPNQNLHKNKKWMGLALCASFVVDKHTVQNDYQVSCRLQRARSHSVGFNMSLDCRTVMMPGTHQLLVLYIPRAVIPELFIQTPSEEICTVYTTHSPGVTVELCGLRVLYPQDLRQFVQTIMHCIFRSSGAPPEVVYNKLIKDWLSLIRLPSHQVHASREGDSSKQEGKKLQSIPQSYSNQDWSTSHFAYTFPGIGIPEWFMTVGKSDTAQIQLSPSLFYEGSWMGVAVCASLSIHEHPNAVFSIHDIFCFLESNITNSGVVRFRFPTDNEMWSHACDFVCFVYLPRVLFPESWNQSDNLNATVGSSSTGLGVQNCAIRLVFKGDLNDVAEMLSLCNLRAHCPHCEEASKRT, from the exons ATGACCACCCAAACAGAGATTGCTTCTGCTTCTTCTTCTCCTCCTCCTCCGATCCCTCGATGGATATACGATGTCTTCCTAAGTTTCAGAGGCACAGACACCCGCAATAGTTTTACAGATTTTCTTTATAACACTCTGAAACAGAAAGGCATAAACACATTTAGGGATAATGAAGAACTTGAGAGGGGGAAAGAAATTGCTCCGGAACTCTTGAAGGCAATTGAAGAATCAAGATATGTAATTGTCGTTCTTTCAGAAAATTATGCCGATTCATCTTGGTGTTTGGATGAGGTTGCCAAGGTCGTGGAATGCATGAAACTGATGGGACAGACAGTAGTCCCAGTTTTCTATCATGTGGATCCGTTTGAGGTGCGAAGACAAAAAGGGAGTTTCGAGAAAGCTTTCGCCAAGCATGAAATACGATTGAAGGACAATCCAGAGAAGGTGAAAAGGTGGAGATCTGCTCTTACCGATGTAGCTAATCTCTCTGGATGGCATTTGAAAGATCG AGCTGAATCAGAAGTTGTGCAAGAGATTGTACGATACATTTTCAACAAACTAACTTATCAAACAATCTCAAGTCGTCCCTGCACGGAGTTAGTTGGCATAGATTCTCGAGTAAACGAACTCCTTGATTACTTGGATATGCATAACATGAATGGAGTATGTACCGTAGGCGTTTTGGGTATGGGGGGCATCGGTAAGACAACTATTGCCCAAGAAGTTTGTGACAGGATATACGGTCAGTTTGAGGCTTACAGCTTTGTTCCAAAAGTAAGAGAAGTATCTGGAAAAGAAGGGCTCGTTCATTTACAGAAGCAACTTATTTCCGACATCTTGATGGAATCTAATGTGAATATACAAAGTATTAAAAGGGGAATCGACATAATGAGCCAGAGATTTTGCACTAGGAGAGTTCTTATCATTCTTGATGACGTGGATGACTTGGAACAATTGAAAGCTCTGTGCGGTCATGGTTGGTTTGGCTCAGGGAGTAAAGTCATAATAACATCAAGGGATAGACAACTGCTGCTTACATATGGGATAAGAGAGGACCGTATATATAGTGTTAGGCTATTGAGTGATGTGGAAGCCCTTCAGCTGTTTAGTTGGAAATCCTTCAAGAAATATAAGGTCAAAGAAGATTTTATCCAGCTATCAAAGAAGGTTGTGGAATATGCTCATGGGCTTCCATTAGCTATTGAACTTCTGGGTTCCTTGCTCTTTGGTAAAGACATAAAAGTATGGACAAGTGCATTGGATAGACTAAAAGCAGGAAATCCTACCAAAAAAATTGTTAATGTGTATAAAATAAGTTTTGATGCCTTGGAAGACACAGAAAAGGAAGTATTTCTGGACATTGCATGTTTCTTTAAAGGAGAAGACAAAGATCGTGTAATAAGAATACTAGAAAGTAAGTCTGGCTACAGCCCAGACATAGATATAGAAGTTCTCATGGATAAATCTATAGTAAATCTCCTTGGAAGAAAAGTGGAGTTACATGATAGGATACAAGAACTGGGCTGGGACATTGTTCGTCGACAAAAGCCGTACAAAGGTAGTAGGTTGTGGCTTCTCAAGGATATCATTCATTTGCTCAAACATAACGAG GGCACGACTGCAATGGAAGCTATATTACTCGATTCGCCACAACCAGAGAATGTTCGCTTCAATGTTGATCCTTTCTCGAAGATGTCCAAGCTAAGATTGCTCAAAATTAAAAATGTTCACCTTTTTGGAGAGGTTAAATGTCTCTCTAATGAGTTGCAACTTCTCGAGTGGCATGTCTGTCCATTACGTTCTTTGCCGTCAGACTTCCAGTCTGATAAGCTTGTTGAACTTAGACTGCAGTCTAGCTCTATCAGAGTGCTATGGAAGGGGAATAAA CAGTGGAGAATGCTAAAGTTCATTGATATGAGTTATTCCCAATACTTGATGAAGACCCCAGATTTCAGTGAAGTTCCAAATCTTGAGACGTTGATACTTGAAGGCTGTATAAGATTGGTTGAGGTTCACACATCCGTTGGAGTCCTTGAAAAACTTAGTTTATGGAATATGGGAGATTGCAAATCTGTTAAGAGCCTTCCACCATTCCTTCGGTTGGAGTCCCTTACAACTTTAAAGCTCTCCGCCTGCTCGAAGCTGAAGAAGTTTCCTAAAATCGAAGGATGTATGCAACGCTTGTCGGAGCTTCATCTAGATGGGACTGCCATAGAGGAATTACCTCAGTCGATTGATCGTCTGACTGGTCTTACTCTTTTGAATTTAGAAGACTGCAAAAATCTTTTTCTTATTCCTAGTACCATTCGATCCTTGAAATCTCTGAAACGTCTAATTCTTACAGGTTGCTCAGAACTTAGTGACATATCTGACGATCTGAGTTGTGTAGAATGTCTGGAGGAGCTTGATATCAGTGGAACTGCTATAAGAGATTTCACGGGCATCGAAGGAATGAAGAATCTGAAGTCCCTATCTCTAAGAGGGTCTAGAAACTCAACCCCAAAATCATGGCATTCGGCGGTCTTGGGTTGTTTGGGGATGGTTAAAAGCAGCGATGCTCCCTTGAGATTGTCACTGCCTACGTCCTTCTCAGGTTTATGTTCTTTGACAGAGCTAAACATAAATGATTGTAATCTGATGGATGGAGTGATACCCAATGATCTTGGCAATCTAGTCTTATTGAAGAGATTAAATCTGAGTGGTAATAACTTTGTTCATTTACCGGAAAGCATCTCTCAGCTCTCCAAGCTTGAATCTCTCTACCTGAGAAACTGTAGCAAGCTGCAATTACTGCCTAAGAACCTTCCATTGAGTCTTCGAGATGTGAATGCAGAAGATTGTCAGTCACTGACAGATTATCCAGATCAATTCAAAGTATGGACTTCCACTGTTTCAGGAATGACTACTATTAGTTCCATCATTTCATCCAAACATCAAACATATTCTGCTACTGGTCAGGCCGGGAAAATCTCACACACATGGATTGCATCTACTATCCCGGGACGTAGCATCTTCAGTTGTTGCACATCATCAGATAACCATCAACAACGGAAGCTAGTTGAGGATTTGTCGTTGCCAAATCAAGTGCTTCAGAAACAACTTGAG CTACTCGATTATAAGTCAAGCCCCATTAGTTCTGGTTGTCATGGAGATGAAATTCCCGAGTGGTTCAGCAATGTAGATTCAAACAGTTACATAGGACAACGCATACCTCCAGGACTGGAAGATGAGGAACAGTGGATGGGGGTTTCTGTTGTCATCTTAGTCAAGGGACATCCTCCTGTCTCGGAGATTGAACCGGAAACTTCTAACTATTTCTATAAATGCATAGTCGGAACTGAAGATTTTCAACTGAGTCCGATTCTCCTTGACTGGGACAAATATCTTGGCTCACTTCCATTCAGTTCTCATTTTCTTTTCTTTTTCTACGTACCTCGCCTCTACTTCTCCTCCAAGAATTTAAATCAATCACGTTTAATGTGCGCCTTCTTTTGGACCAATAACCCACGCATGGAGGTCCAGAAATGTGGGATTCGCCTACTATTTGAGCAAGGGATTCCAGAATTCATCCAAACATACATGCCACCTGCTTTTGGTCAAGACCGCAAACATAAGGTCATCTGCGAATTCCCTGCGTCTTCAGAAAGCGAAAATGTTGATGAAACTTCAATTGATTCTGGATGGTTAAGTCTACAAATTGGTGGCAATCTTAGATG GGAGAAACTAATTCCAACTTGTACAGAAGAAATTCAGTTGAGACGGAACATTGAGTCGGTTCTTTTAAGATATCTCCAG GAACTAAAGCAGAGTGCTCAAAATTATGATTTTCTTACAAGGGGATGCCCGGCGTGGTTCAACCCTGAAGTTGGGGAGCAAGTATTAATCCAGTTGCTGCCTAATCAGAATCTCCACAAGAATAAGAAATGGATGGGACTTGCTCTATGCGCATCATTCGTAGTGGACAAGCATACAGTACAAAACGATTATCAAGTTTCTTGTAGACTCCAAAGGGCCAGATCTCATTCTGTGGGATTTAACATGTCGCTGGACTGTAGAACCGTCATGATGCCTGGCACGCATCAACTTTTGGTTCTTTATATTCCACGGGCAGTGATTCCTGAACTGTTCATTCAAACACCATCAGAAGAAATCTGCACTGTCTATACAACCCATAGCCCTGGTGTAACGGTTGAACTCTGTGGGCTTCGTGTTTTGTACCCGCAAGATTTACGACAGTTTGTTCAGACAATCATGCATTGCATATTCCGCAGCTCAGGTGCGCCCCCTGAGGTCGTTTATAATAAATTGATCAAAGATTGGTTAAGTTTGATAAGATTGCCAAGTCATCAAGTCCACGCTTCACGCGAAGGTGATTCCAGTAAGCAAGAGGGAAAAAAACTTCAGTCGATCCCCCAGAGCTATAGTAATCAG GACTGGTCTACAAGTCACTTCGCTTATACGTTCCCCGGAATCGGAATTCCCGAATGGTTCATGACTGTAGGCAAAAGCGACACTGCTCAAATCCAACTGAGTCCAAGTTTGTTTTACGAGGGTAGTTGGATGGGAGTTGCTGTGTGTGCTTCTCTATCCATCCACGAACATCCAAACGCAGTCTTCTCTATTCATGACATTTTCTGTTTTCTGGAGTCTAATATTACCAACAGCGGTGTTGTCCGTTTTAGGTTCCCTACAGACAATGAAATGTGGTCGCATGCATGCGATTTTGTCTGCTTCGTCTACTTACCGCGTGTACTATTTCCTGAATCCTGGAATCAGAGCGATAATCTGAATGCTACTGTTGGGTCCAGCAGCACAGGCTTAGGAGTACAGAATTGTGCCATTCGTCTAGTATTTAAGGGGGATTTGAATGATGTTGCAGAAATGTTGTCCCTCTGCAACTTACGTGCACATTGCCCTCACTGTGAAGAAGCTAGCAAAAGAACTTAG